A section of the Zygosaccharomyces rouxii strain CBS732 chromosome B complete sequence genome encodes:
- the YEL1 gene encoding Arf family guanine nucleotide exchange factor YEL1 (weakly similar to uniprot|P34225 Saccharomyces cerevisiae YBL060W Hypothetical ORF) — protein sequence MNNLSSQNIGTSLDFQESPGEFEEEEEREEDDSSEISSLPPLTQVATASPRMIVSPKMQNIHLIIQNEDNDSSEVNTPHEDWHANLGLGIQSQPLRNERNVEEHYRTRAKRQTILWAENQAEEDTMTQERVRAEAELQVKFEGARAKAEARAEAEASSRAGLSTGVNGANRTVEDTKSTGEQDEMTRKTAERERRLRAEKERLLIEEDARKKAVQVKLEKEKEEEEEGKAAAGRTTAAPETPEDQEAQRIAVEIVQGIYKKISHTEYANFLGTKENHRILKRFIILLEPLPNSLVLSLYKLVTRIYFIAEAQAIDRILEELSIRWTTTNPATHWGSHYNLCHIVLFSLLILNSDLHNAENNQPKFSKEEFTENTLFAVEKESSKSNFDLAQHEPGIREELGVYYEALKYMSLPLLKKDENKTNVRDSRDSKDTRIRIRRRNSKMSTRSQLNNSTENSSSDDDTSVISSSSPSARREPHYTSNWKFHHNKPLPRLYRKEPLDEVFVFSNGTSWCVDSGIKMNERDLASSSNNKSTAQRTTRSRIPSSAGGIFRWITRSKSKSLLHGNKSPVAFFDGNTKWINVRCRVCEGRIYVFKHYPPSMGPQNSMQDLDGMKKASDVYFVCSLYESLATLVQDNVVVNNNHEPSRRGDLDQRGNFTVIIPASLHRKKTLLEFQTSNVEEAQRFVQCVNFWAARLTPVPTAQFEIVSNEENGWSPRVLSGDLPIETLETLYLSDWRPLLSISHLYSEQENSTEETNMVDKIEVLESFAEYLQRTIDSHNTVKPLMISRWRRTRNFERAMDNWNKKYLYLNELNERTSVYLNALQLAQRSVKH from the coding sequence ATGAATAATCTTTCATCTCAAAATATTGGGACTAGCTTAGACTTCCAAGAGTCACCTGGGgagtttgaagaagaagaggagagAGAAGAGGACGATTCCTcagaaatttcatcactCCCGCCTCTTACACAAGTAGCCACAGCTAGCCCTCGCATGATAGTATCACCCAAAATGCAAAACATACATTTGATTATTCAAAATGAGGATAATGACTCTAGTGAAGTTAATACGCCACATGAGGACTGGCATGCAAATCTTGGTCTAGGTATACAGAGTCAGCCTTTGCGAAATGAGAGGAACGTTGAAGAGCACTATAGAACAAGAGCTAAAAGACAAACGATTCTATGGGCAGAGAATcaagcagaagaagatacaATGACTCAGGAAAGAGTAAGAGCTGAAGCTGAATTGCAGGTTAAGTTTGAAGGGGCTCGAGCTAAAGCTGAAGCTCGAGCCGAAGCCGAAGCATCCTCCAGAGCTGGGCTATCAACGGGGGTTAACGGTGCAAACAGAACTGTAGAGGATACCAAAAGTACAGGggaacaagatgaaatgaCCAGGAAAACAGCAGAACGTGAGAGAAGGTTAAGGGCAGAAAAGGAAAGGTTGCTCATCGAGGAAGATGCAAGAAAGAAAGCTGTACAGGTCaaattggagaaagaaaaagaagaagaagaggaaggaAAAGCAGCTGCAGGAAGAACAACAGCGGCACCAGAAACTCCAGAAGATCAGGAGGCACAGAGGATTGCAGTTGAAATTGTCCAAGGGATATACAAAAAAATTAGTCACACAGAATatgccaattttttggGGACAAAGGAAAACCACagaattttaaaaagatTCATCATACTGTTAGAGCCACTACCGAACTCTTTAGTGTTGTCACTTTACAAATTAGTCACCAGGATATATTTTATTGCTGAAGCACAGGCCATCGATCGAATTTTAGAGGAACTAAGTATACGATGGACTACCACAAATCCTGCGACCCACTGGGGATCTCATTACAACTTGTGTCACATCGTTCTTTTCTCACTTTTAATTCTGAACTCTGATCTACATAACGCAGAGAACAATCAACCTAAGTTCTCGAAGGAGGAATTCACAGAAAATACACTATTTGCTGTAGAAAAAGAGAGCTCTAAATCGAATTTTGATCTTGCCCAACATGAACCGGGCATTCGTGAGGAATTAGGCGTTTATTATGAAGCTCTCAAGTATATGTCTCTGCCgctattgaaaaaagatgaaaataaaacaaatgTTAGAGACTCTAGAGATTCTAAGGACACTAGGATTCGAATAAGAAGGAGGAACTCCAAGATGTCTACTAGAAGCCAACTTAACAACAGTACAGAGAACAGTTCGTCCGATGACGATACCTCCGTCATCTCAAGTTCATCCCCATCTGCCAGAAGAGAACCTCATTATActtcaaattggaaatttcatcataaTAAACCTTTACCGCGCCTTTATCGAAAAGAACCACTTGACGAGGTATTCGTTTTTAGCAATGGAACTTCATGGTGCGTGGATTCAGGTATAAAGATGAATGAACGTGACCTGgcatcatcttctaacaATAAATCCACTGCACAGAGAACAACACGATCACGTATACCCTCCTCTGCCGGTGGCATTTTCCGTTGGATTACTAGATCCAAATCTAAATCTCTATTGCATGGGAACAAGTCTCCAGTTGCTTTTTTTGACGGCAATACCAAATGGATTAATGTCAGATGTAGAGTATGTGAAGGAAGAATCTATGTTTTCAAACACTATCCACCCAGCATGGGGCCTCAGAACTCTATGCAAGATTTAGATGGAATGAAAAAAGCTAGTGACGTCTATTTCGTATGTTCACTCTACGAATCCCTAGCGACTTTGGTACAGGATAATGTTGTTGTCAATAATAACCATGAACCCTCTCGTCGTGGTGATTTGGACCAAAGGGGCAACTTCACGGTTATCATACCGGCTTCTCTCCACAGAAAGAAGACTTTATTAGAATTCCAAACTTCAAATGTCGAAGAGGCTCAAAGATTCGTCCAATGTGTCAATTTTTGGGCGGCACGACTAACGCCAGTTCCCACCGcacaatttgaaattgtctCCAATGAGGAAAACGGCTGGAGCCCACGGGTCCTCTCAGGCGATTTACCTATTGAAACTCTCGAAACTCTATACCTGAGCGATTGGAGACCTTTACTATCGATTAGCCATCTTTACAGTGAACAGGAAAATTCTACGGAGGAAACTAATATGGTGGACAAGATAGAAGTCCTAGAAAGTTTTGCGGAATACTTGCAACGGACTATCGATTCTCATAACACGGTGAAACCACTAATGATCTCCCGCTGGCGACGTACTAGAAACTTCGAGAGAGCAATGGACAAttggaataaaaaataCTTGTACTTGAACGAACTTAACGAAAGGACTTCCGTCTATTTGAATGCGCTGCAATTAGCACAAAGGAGTGTTAAACATTGA
- the RAD51 gene encoding recombinase RAD51 (highly similar to gnl|GLV|YALI0F15477g Yarrowia lipolytica YALI0F15477g and similar to uniprot|P25454 Saccharomyces cerevisiae YER095W RAD51 Strand exchange protein forms a helical filament with DNA that searches for homology involved in the recombinational repair of double-strand breaks in DNA during vegetative growth and meiosis homolog of Dmc1p and bacterial RecA protein), with protein MSQVHPLQLQHQQLHEQALQESANAASLLSTAPLDPSSMPQSQIDSLNRQSVEPSGGVESLAKDSGATVNASNTNGTASANGNPSIAAEPDSLPPGAQDEQDMEDDMALASFVPLEKLQVNGITTSDLKKLREFGLHTAEAVAYAPRKQLMEIKGISEAKADRLLNEAARLVPMGFVTAADFHLRRSEMICLTTGSKNLDTLLGGGMETGSITELFGEFRTGKSQLCHTLAVTCQIPLDVGGGEGKCLYIDTEGTFRPVRLVSIAQRFGLDPDDALNNVAYARAYNADHQIRLLDAAAQMMSESRFSLVVVDSVMALYRTDFSGRGELSARQMHLAKFMRALQRLADQFGVAVVVTNQVVAQVDGGMSFNPDPKKPIGGNIMAHSSTTRLGFRKGKGCQRLCKVVDSPCLPEADCIFAIYEDGVGDPREEDE; from the coding sequence ATGTCTCAAGTCCACCCATTACAGCTCCAACACCAACAGTTGCACGAACAAGCCCTCCAAGAATCAGCAAACGCTGCTTCCCTTCTATCAACAGCTCCTTTAGATCCTTCCTCGATGCCTCAGTCCCAGATTGACAGTTTAAACCGTCAGAGTGTAGAACCAAGTGGTGGTGTGGAAAGCCTAGCAAAGGATTCAGGTGCTACGGTTAATGCCAGCAATACTAACGGTACTGCTTCTGCAAATGGGAATCCAAGCATAGCAGCCGAACCAGATTCTTTGCCACCAGGAGCTcaagatgaacaagataTGGAAGACGATATGGCACTAGCGTCATTCGTACCTTTAGAAAAGTTGCAGGTCAACGGTATTACTACCTCAGATCTTAAGAAACTACGTGAATTTGGATTACATACCGCTGAAGCCGTAGCATACGCTCCTAGAAAGCAACTAATGGAAATCAAGGGTATATCTGAAGCGAAAGCTGATCGTCTACTAAATGAGGCCGCTAGACTAGTACCCATGGGATTTGTTACTGCGGCAGATTTCCATCTGCGCCGTTCTGAAATGATTTGTCTTACAACAGGttctaaaaatttggatacCCTATTAGGTGGTGGTATGGAAACTGGATCGATTACTGAACTCTTTGGTGAATTCAGAACTGGTAAATCTCAGTTGTGTCATACTTTAGCAGTGACATGTCAGATACCTCTGGACGTTGGTGGAGGTGAAGGTAAATGCCTTTACATCGATACTGAAGGTACATTTAGACCGGTGCGATTGGTTTCCATCGCTCAACGGTTTGGGTTAGATCCCGATGATGCGCTTAACAACGTTGCGTATGCAAGAGCTTACAATGCAGACCATCAAATACGACTACTTGACGCTGCGGCTCAGATGATGAGCGAATCGAGATTTTCACTCGTGGTTGTGGATTCCGTAATGGCACTTTACAGGACAGATTTTTCAGGTAGAGGTGAGTTGAGTGCGCGTCAAATGCATTTAGCCAAATTTATGAGAGCGTTACAAAGGTTAGCGGACCAATTCGGTGTCGCTGTTGTAGTGACAAATCAAGTTGTAGCACAGGTGGACGGTGGTATGAGTTTCAATCCTGATCCAAAAAAACCAATCGGTGGTAATATTATGGCGCATTCTTCAACAACGAGATTAGGTTTTAGAAAGGGTAAAGGTTGTCAAAGATTGTGCAAAGTGGTAGACTCACCATGCTTACCAGAAGCTGATTGCATATTTGCCATCTACGAGGACGGTGTAGGTGAtccaagagaagaagatgaataa
- the SHC1 gene encoding Shc1p (similar to uniprot|P34226 Saccharomyces cerevisiae YBL061C SKT5 Activator of Chs3p (chitin synthase III), recruits Chs3p to the bud neck via interaction with Bni4p; has similarity to Shc1p, which activates Chs3p during sporulation), protein MSSAAAAASASATQAPTGAGAMHPYKRHFLKSQSYVFEDLKDTPSATNSNDDFLSAKHSPSPVLEASDPPAAKSPSPPSPQFQSYDNTKWLQTVGPPPRPTNTRQPSSLSLGSSDEIQGFISSPSDSSSQFHGSAGGTGAGGFHKNKSLSVDLSHLYMVNGSLDTQLTSTNESAADMSHQLVSRYLGPGSNASLVSRLKTIEMYRQNVKKSKDATVLFNYAQYMLQTALTMESSNTLVGSNSDGESMTQAQLKKKFLKEGQHYLKKLSAKGYSDAQYLLGDAYASGAFGKVENREAFTLFQAAAKHGHVESAYRTAHCFEEGLGTTRDARKALDFLKFSASRNHPSAMYKLGLYSFYGRMGLGTDVNTKQNGIKWLSRASARANDLTCAAPYELAKIYQKGFLDIVIPDEKYSMELYIQAASLGHVPSSTLLGQIYETGNEVVPQDTSLSIHYYTQAALRGDPVAMLALCAWYLLGAEPAFEKDENEAFQWALKAATAGYPKAQFTLGYFYEKGKGCEPNEAYALKWYEKAAQNKDNRAISKLKSMGQEDRLTVNKKKNHRKSRSINTIGLFKNLDSDNGSTYSMRNSSSPGLFTNSTSQRELSNSGESGFKVLSDPPTSTAGVGAHRNTQSVPSQPSSSQGKKSEINRFQTQPAALSLPKANNTPADNDKDRKKKDCIVM, encoded by the coding sequence ATGAGTTCTGCTGCCGCTgctgcttctgcttctgCCACTCAAGCCCCTACTGGAGCGGGAGCAATGCATCCATACAAGAGACATTTCCTCAAATCTCAAAGTTATGTGTTTGAAGATCTGAAGGACACACCATCCGCTACAAATTCgaatgatgattttttGAGTGCTAAGCATTCACCATCACCGGTACTAGAAGCTTCAGATCCACCCGCTGCAAAATCACCATCTCCACCTTCACCGCAGTTCCAATCATATGACAATACAAAATGGTTACAGACGGTAGGACCACCACCCAGGCCAACTAATACTAGACAGCCTTCATCTCTATCACTTGGCTCatctgatgaaattcaaGGGTTTATCTCAAGTCCTTCAGATAGTTCGAGTCAATTTCACGGTAGCGCTGGTGGCACTGGTGCTGGTGGATTTCACAAGAATAAATCTCTGTCCGTGGACCTTTCTCATCTTTATATGGTTAATGGTAGCCTTGATACCCAACTGACATCAACGAACGAGTCTGCTGCTGATATGTCACATCAACTGGTGAGTCGTTACTTGGGTCCTGGAAGTAATGCTTCATTAGTATCACGTTTAAAGACCATTGAAATGTACAGACAAAATGTTAAGAAGTCGAAAGATGCTACCGTTCTGTTTAATTATGCGCAATACATGTTACAAACTGCGCTAACTATGGAATCTTCAAACACTTTGGTGGGAAGTAATAGTGATGGTGAAAGTATGACGCAAGCtcaattaaagaaaaaatttcTAAAGGAGGGCCAAcactatttgaaaaaactaaGTGCCAAAGGTTATTCAGATGCTCAGTATTTGCTAGGTGATGCTTATGCTTCAGGTGCATTTggtaaagtggaaaataGAGAGGCATTCACATTATTTCAAGCGGCTGCCAAACATGGTCATGTAGAGAGTGCTTATAGAACGGCGCATTGTTTTGAAGAGGGTTTAGGTACTACAAGAGATGCCAGAAAGGCATTAGATTTTCTTAAATTTTCTGCAAGTAGAAACCATCCATCTGCAATGTACAAATTGGGactttattctttttacGGTCGTATGGGCTTGGGAACTGATGTTAATACAAAGCAAAATGGTATTAAATGGTTATCTCGTGCCTCTGCTAGAGCTAATGATTTAACTTGCGCCGCACCCTATGAATTGGCCAAAATTTATCAGAAGGGATTTCTGGATATCGTTATTCCCGATGAGAAATATTCCATGGAATTATACATTCAAGCAGCATCTCTTGGCCATGTGCCTTCGTCTACTTTACTGGGTCAAATTTATGAAACTGGTAATGAAGTGGTACCACAAGATACAAGcctttcaattcattacTATACACAAGCTGCTCTAAGAGGTGATCCAGTAGCAATGCTTGCTCTATGTGCTTGGTATTTATTAGGTGCTGAGCCAGCgtttgaaaaagatgaaaatgaagctTTCCAATGGGCATTGAAAGCTGCAACAGCAGGATATCCAAAAGCACAGTTTACTTTAGGGTATTTTTATGAAAAGGGTAAAGGTTGTGAACCTAATGAAGCATATGCATTGAAATGGTATGAAAAAGCTGCACAAAATAAGGATAATCGTGCTATAAGtaaattaaaatcaatggGTCAAGAGGATAGATTAACTGTtaacaaaaagaaaaatcatAGAAAATCAAGAAGTATTAACACTATTGGTCtgtttaaaaatttggatagTGATAATGGATCTACTTATTCCATGAGAAATTCTTCCAGTCCAGGCTTATTTACTAATAGTACTTCTCAACGAGAATTATCAAATAGTGGTGAAAGTGGATTTAAAGTGTTAAGTGATCCACCTACTTCGACAGCTGGGGTGGGTGCTCATAGAAATACGCAGAGCGTACCTTCAcaaccatcttcatccCAAGGTAAAAAGTCTGAGATAAATAGGTTTCAAACTCAACCTGCCGCCCTATCTTTACCGAAGGCTAATAACACACCTGCGGATAATGATAAGgatagaaagaaaaaagactGCATTGTAATGTAA
- the KIP1 gene encoding Kip1p (similar to uniprot|P28742 Saccharomyces cerevisiae YBL063W KIP1 Kinesin-related motor protein required for mitotic spindle assembly and chromosome segregation functionally redundant with Cin8p), protein MLDQGSGSSWKDTGNGKGLSRPSSGHLSSPISSEPHQRHQIGSNIKVYVRCRSRNQREIDEKSSVVVSTMGRKGKSVILSNPSSPLSHPKKTYMFDEVFGADSDQESIFTEVAKNYIQEMLEGYNCTVFAYGQTGTGKTYTMSGDMSIWGDLDSQDKILLGEHAGIIPRVLVNLFKQLSKETTEHSVKISFLELYNERLKDLLADNDSDEDNIRIFDNNNSNAHGASNGMSQVKMNKSKVRAPTLSGATVSSSASNSSTSSSSSSSSITVKGMEERYIKSAYEGLQLLTKGSLKRKVAATKCNDLSSRSHTIFTIVTHVARTDPVSGEQYVKIGKLNLVDLAGSENINRSGAENMRAQEAGLINKSLLTLGRVINALVEHSSHIPYRGSKLTRLLQDSLGGKTKTCIIATISPARISMDETVSTLEYATRAKSIKNTPQVNQSLSKDSCIMEYIYEIERLRQELKASRQREGMYITQEQYDLYESNSLLVEEQKVVIQNMGEQIKRFKEKYVEQTKLSKEAHRQFQESQKVCDTLRIQKKFMLETFEKYHTTCKEHAAQIDQIHSDNISLIESLRVERNEMSTSALDNAGLISKILTTIAERSEQLTSLKADLEVRISDFERFSSSMLLDFERNALSRINHSRDDLLSLEITDSLEQIQAMHNSLNVTLQNIRKPWKKETEAIYYTHKNIIENCGNQLYEYVEKLENSLETIWNQLKKTSISEMGELRRYGDQYTDDALALVHKERERLQFLENELLKKSQALKESNEQLESLQSYFKHHLIKERDEILQETFKALRNSERRHKSLDDQMFEKSSVVLARTKEQMHTEYLSGVGGINRQSSDSLTSIDKSLQSFKKEYALLGQQKTEKLDQLVKYRSVKHSFQEFLDKLSKYCNERSSRNLLQLLKNLNSQISWGAESLGNEVKSIVSETRQKIQRSVERDESQLKAALLNLENLSNYISDVCREEAPQHFKEQANILSSHCNNVNSVISGLDGTNEYLSEVNKPKIKIDVDNKITRELPQLESPGDYNVYRNNNDLPKGETWQNEDPLTQNLVYSPSTPMPVPDQPLPKVLVPKSINSSAKRSHTLPIENKKNLTVGGFGPNNLKRRFTLEPPNRNDKENIGDSRTGKKICNSRNEI, encoded by the coding sequence ATGCTGGATCAGGGTTCTGGAAGCTCATGGAAAGACACAGGTAATGGGAAGGGACTTTCACGACCTTCTTCAGGTCATTTATCCTCACCCATATCATCTGAACCACATCAGCGGCACCAAATCGGATCCAATATAAAAGTATACGTGAGGTGTAGGTCTAGAAACCAGAGAGAAATAGATGAGAAGAGTAGTGTTGTAGTATCAACTATGGGACGTAAGGGGAAAAGTGTCATACTATCGAATCCATCAAGCCCCCTTTCACATCCGAAGAAGACATATATGTTTGATGAAGTGTTTGGTGCTGATAGCGACCAGGAATCAATCTTCACAGAAGTGGCTAAAAATTACATCCAAGAAATGCTAGAAGGTTATAACTGTACCGTTTTCGCATATGGACAAACGGGTACTGGTAAGACTTATACCATGTCAGGAGATATGAGCATTTGGGGGGATTTAGATTCCCAagataaaattttattGGGTGAACATGCTGGGATAATACCGCGAGTTCTTGTTAATTTGTTTAAACAATTGTCAAAAGAAACTACAGAGCATTCTGTCAAAATCTCGTTCCTCGAATTGTACAACGAAAGATTAAAGGATTTATTAGCAGATAACGATAGTGATGAAGACAACattagaatatttgataaCAACAATTCCAACGCTCATGGTGCTAGCAATGGTATGAGTCAGGTTAAAATGAACAAATCCAAGGTAAGAGCACCAACGTTATCAGGAGCTACcgtttcttcttcagcgAGTAATAGTTCAACctcttcctcctcctcatcatcttcaataaCAGTCAAAGGTATGGAGGAAAGGTATATCAAATCAGCTTACGAAGGCTTACAACTGTTGACTAAGggatctttgaaaagaaaagtaGCGGCTACCAAATGCAACGATCTGTCTTCCAGATCACATACTATTTTCACTATTGTAACACATGTCGCTAGAACGGATCCAGTTAGTGGAGAACAATACGTGaaaattggtaaattgaatttaGTGGATTTGGCCGGAAGTGAGAACATAAATAGATCAGGTGCCGAAAATATGAGGGCTCAAGAGGCAGGTTTAATCAACAAGTCACTTTTGACACTAGGAAGAGTAATTAATGCATTGGTGGAACACTCCTCTCATATTCCCTACAGAGGTTCTAAATTGACACGGcttttacaagattcaCTGGGCGGCAAAACCAAGACGTGTATTATCGCAACGATTTCACCGGCTCGAATATCAATGGATGAGACTGTAAGCACGCTAGAGTATGCGACAAGGGCAAAATCCATTAAAAACACTCCTCAAGTAAACCAATCCTTGTCAAAAGATTCATGCATCATGGAATATATTTATGAGATAGAACGGTTGAGACAAGAGTTGAAGGCATCACGACAGAGAGAGGGTATGTATATTACGCAAGAGCAGTATGATCTTTATGAGAGCAATAGTTTATTGGTAGAGGAACAAAAAGTGGTCATACAAAATATGGGGGAACAGATTAAAAGATTCAAGGAGAAATATGTGGAACAAACAAAATTAAGCAAAGAAGCACATAGACAATTCCAAGAGTCTCAAAAGGTCTGCGATACACTAAggattcaaaagaaatttatGCTAGAGACATTCGAAAAGTATCACACAACTTGTAAAGAACATGCAGCCcagattgatcaaatcCATTCAGACAATATATCATTGATAGAATCGCTCAGGGTAGAGCGTAACGAAATGTCTACAAGCGCGCTTGATAATGCTGGATTAATTTCTAAGATACTGACAACCATAGCAGAGCGTTCGGAACAATTGACCAGCTTGAAAGCAGATTTAGAAGTACGAATATCTGATTTCGAGCGTTTTTCTTCCAGCATGCTCTtagattttgaaagaaatgcCCTTTCAAGAATCAATCATTCTAGGGATGACCTATTATCTCTTGAGATTACAGACTCTCTCGAACAAATCCAGGCAATGCataattctttgaatgtTACTCTACAAAATATTCGTAAAccttggaagaaagaaactGAAGCCATTTACTATACACATAAGAACATCATAGAAAATTGCGGAAATCAACTATATGAATACGTTGAAAAGCTAGAGAACTCGTTGGAgacaatttggaatcagCTAAAAAAAACATCTATATCAGAGATGGGTGAATTGAGAAGATATGGTGACCAATACACTGACGACGCTCTGGCTCTAGTGCATAAAGAAAGAGAACGccttcaatttttggaaaacgagctattgaaaaaatcacAGGCTTTGAAAGAGTCAaatgaacaattggaatctttACAATCTTATTTCAAACACCatttaatcaaagaaaGGGATGagattttacaagagaCGTTCAAGGCTCTGAGGAACTCTGAGAGGCGTCACAAGAGTTTGGATGACCAAAtgtttgaaaaatcatCCGTCGTGTTGGCAAGAACCAAGGAGCAGATGCATACCGAGTACCTCTCAGGTGTTGGCGGTATAAACAGACAAAGCTCTGACTCTTTAACCTCTATCGATAAATCACTACAATCGTTCAAAAAGGAATATGCCTTATTGGGTCAGCAAAAAACAGAGAAATTGGATCAACTTGTGAAATATCGTTCCGTAAAACACTCCTTCcaggaatttttggataaattatCCAAATATTGCAATGAAAGATCTTCCAGAAACCTGTTGCAATTGCTGAAAAATCTCAATTCTCAAATATCATGGGGAGCAGAATCTCTGGGTAACGAAGTGAAAAGTATTGTTAGTGAAACTCGCCAAAAAATCCAAAGGAGCGTAGAACGAGACGAGTCCCAACTAAAGGCGGCACTACTAAATTTGGAGAATTTATCCAACTACATAAGTGATGTGTGCAGGGAAGAAGCACCACAACACTTCAAAGAGCAAGCAAACATACTTTCTTCTCATTGTAATAATGTGAATTCGGTAATATCTGGACTTGATGGAACTAATGAGTATCTTTCAGAAGTGAATAAGCCCAAGATCAAAATTGATGTGGACAACAAAATAACAAGAGAATTACCGCAGTTAGAGAGCCCCGGCGATTATAACGTTTACAGGAACAACAATGATCTTCCAAAAGGTGAAACTTGGCAGAATGAGGACCCATTGACCCAAAATTTGGTTTACAGTCCCAGTACTCCAATGCCCGTTCCTGACCAACCTCTACCAAAAGTATTGGTACCCAAGAGTATCAATTCCAGTGCCAAAAGATCACACACTTTACCAATagaaaacaagaaaaatctCACCGTAGGCGGTTTTGGTCCAAATAATTTAAAAAGGAGATTTACTTTAGAACCTCCAAATAGGAATGACAAGGAAAATATAGGCGATAGTCGAACTGGTAAGAAAATTTGTAACAGTAGGAATGAGATTTGA
- the PRX1 gene encoding thioredoxin peroxidase PRX1 (highly similar to gnl|GLV|KLLA0E20383g Kluyveromyces lactis KLLA0E20383g and similar to YBL064C uniprot|P34227 Saccharomyces cerevisiae YBL064C PRX1 Mitochondrial peroxiredoxin (1-Cys Prx) with thioredoxin peroxidase activity has a role in reduction of hydroperoxides induced during respiratory growth and under conditions of oxidative stress), which produces MLTRTLFQTQKAAFKSFAPAFTLPLRTSVRYTSSFRQEDQPRLRIGSTVPNFDANTTFGKINFYDYLGDSWGVFFSHPADFTPVCTTELGAFSKLKPEFDKRNVKLVGLSVEGVPSHNEWIKDIEEISKLNKFGFPVIADENKEVAFLYNMVDEEGFKNLGKGPVSTIRSVFVIDPSKKLRISFTYPPSVGRNSAEVLRVVDALQKTDAKGVVTPIDWQEGQDVIIPPSVSDAEAEKKFGKFETVKPYLRFTKA; this is translated from the coding sequence atgttgaCTCGTACATTGTTTCAAACTCAAAAGGCTGCATTCAAGTCATTTGCTCCGGCATTTACTCTACCTCTAAGAACTTCCGTCAGATACACTAGCTCTTTCAGACAGGAGGACCAACCAAGATTGAGAATTGGTTCCACCGTTCCAAACTTTGATGCTAATACCACTTTCGGTAAAATTAACTTCTATGATTACCTAGGTGATTCCTGGGGTGTCTTTTTTTCCCATCCTGCTGATTTCACCCCAGTCTGTACCACTGAATTGGGCGCATTCTCCAAGTTGAAGCCAGAATTCGATAAGAGAAATGTTAAATTGGTTGGTCTATCAGTAGAGGGTGTCCCATCTCACAACGAATGGATTAAGGATATCGAAGAAATCTctaaattgaacaaattcGGTTTCCCAGTGATTGCAGATGAAAACAAAGAAGTTGCCTTCTTGTACAATATGGTTGACGAAGAGGGTTTCAAGAACTTGGGCAAGGGTCCAGTCTCAACCATCAGATCCGTGTTTGTGATTGATCCatccaagaaattgagAATCTCCTTCACTTACCCTCCATCCGTCGGTAGAAACTCCGCTGAAGTGCTAAGAGTTGTGGATGCTTTACAAAAGACCGATGCTAAGGGCGTTGTAACTCCAATCGACTGGCAAGAAGGTCAAGACGTTATCATTCCACCAAGTGTCTCCGAtgctgaagctgaaaagaaattcggCAAGTTCGAAACCGTGAAGCCATACTTGCGTTTCACCAAGGCCTAA